The following proteins come from a genomic window of Geomonas sp. RF6:
- the tkt gene encoding transketolase, which yields MQSHSADLLPSDLDQLCINTIRFLSVDAVQKANSGHPGLPLGAAPMAYLLWSRFLRHNPRNPAWFNRDRFVLSGGHGSMLLYSLLHLTGYDLSLDDLKNFRQLGSRTPGHPERGRTAGVEVSTGPLGQGFANSVGMAIAEAHLAARYNRPGFDIIEHYSYGIASDGDLMEGVASEAASLAGHLKLGKLIYFYDDNRISLASSTDLTFTESRARRFEAYGWQVLVVDDANELMMLEKTLEAARRETTRPSLIIVRSHIGFGSPNKQDTFEAHGSPLGADEVRLTKERLGWPVDPPFLVPPEAQQHFRKAVDRGAELEKSWEELFERYSREYPDLAKELRDTITGKIPGDLSGSLPNFPADPKGMATRIASGKVLNALAAKVPNLLGGSADLNPSTFTALQGLGDLEAPGFAPKDRQGAVGGEWGYGGRNVHYGVREHAMGAISNGIAAHGGLIPYDATFLTFSDYMRPTLRLGALSELQVIHIYTHDSIALGEDGPTHQPVEHVASLRAIPHVVVLRPGDANETAVAWLLALERKAGPTALILSRQNVPTLDRARYAGAEGVRHGAYIISEAPEGKPQIILIGTGSELPLVLGVQDKLLERGVRARVVSMPSWELFEKQPPEYRRGVLPPEITARLAVEAGSPMGWQRYVGDHGDVLGVLDFGTSAPGTAALEAYGFTVENVCKRAFALIGMAGEGA from the coding sequence ATGCAGAGTCATTCAGCAGACCTTTTACCTTCCGATCTCGACCAGCTGTGCATCAATACCATCCGCTTTCTCTCCGTCGATGCGGTGCAAAAGGCGAACAGCGGCCACCCCGGCCTCCCGCTCGGCGCAGCGCCGATGGCTTATCTATTGTGGTCCCGGTTTCTCCGGCACAATCCCCGCAACCCCGCGTGGTTCAACCGTGACCGCTTCGTCCTCTCCGGGGGGCACGGCTCGATGCTCCTGTACTCTCTCCTGCACCTGACAGGTTACGATCTTTCCCTCGATGACCTGAAAAACTTCCGTCAGCTCGGTAGCAGAACGCCGGGGCATCCGGAGCGGGGGCGGACCGCGGGGGTGGAGGTCTCGACGGGGCCGCTCGGGCAGGGATTTGCCAACAGCGTCGGGATGGCAATTGCGGAGGCGCACCTCGCGGCGCGGTACAACCGTCCGGGGTTCGACATCATCGAGCACTACAGCTACGGCATCGCCAGCGACGGCGACCTGATGGAAGGGGTGGCATCGGAGGCGGCCTCGCTCGCCGGGCACCTGAAGCTCGGCAAGCTGATCTACTTCTACGACGACAACAGGATCAGCCTTGCTTCCTCCACAGACCTTACCTTCACCGAGAGCCGCGCGCGGCGCTTCGAGGCGTACGGCTGGCAGGTTCTTGTGGTCGATGACGCAAACGAGCTGATGATGCTCGAAAAGACGCTGGAAGCCGCGCGCCGGGAGACGACTCGCCCCTCCCTCATCATCGTGCGCAGCCACATAGGGTTTGGCTCCCCGAACAAGCAGGACACCTTCGAGGCGCACGGCTCGCCGCTCGGGGCGGACGAAGTGAGGCTTACCAAGGAGCGGCTTGGATGGCCGGTTGATCCCCCCTTTCTCGTTCCACCGGAAGCGCAGCAACATTTCCGCAAGGCGGTGGATAGGGGGGCCGAGCTGGAGAAGTCGTGGGAGGAGCTCTTTGAAAGATACTCGCGCGAATACCCCGACCTTGCGAAGGAGCTGCGCGATACCATCACCGGAAAGATCCCGGGAGATCTCTCAGGATCCCTGCCGAACTTCCCGGCCGATCCAAAAGGTATGGCGACGCGTATCGCTTCCGGAAAGGTACTGAACGCGCTCGCGGCGAAGGTGCCGAATCTTCTCGGCGGCTCGGCTGACCTCAATCCCTCCACCTTTACCGCTCTTCAGGGACTCGGAGACCTGGAAGCCCCCGGGTTCGCCCCGAAGGACCGGCAGGGTGCCGTCGGCGGCGAGTGGGGTTACGGTGGGCGAAATGTGCACTATGGGGTGCGGGAGCATGCAATGGGGGCGATATCGAACGGCATCGCCGCCCACGGCGGGCTCATCCCCTACGATGCGACCTTTCTTACCTTCTCCGACTACATGCGGCCGACACTGCGCCTCGGCGCGCTCTCCGAGCTGCAGGTGATCCACATCTACACCCACGACAGCATCGCTCTCGGAGAGGATGGGCCGACGCACCAGCCTGTCGAGCACGTCGCTTCCCTCAGGGCGATCCCGCACGTCGTCGTGCTGCGCCCGGGAGACGCCAACGAAACGGCGGTCGCCTGGCTTCTCGCCCTGGAGAGGAAGGCGGGGCCAACCGCCCTCATCCTTTCGCGCCAGAACGTCCCCACCCTGGACCGGGCACGGTATGCCGGTGCGGAAGGGGTACGCCACGGTGCCTACATTATCTCGGAGGCGCCTGAAGGGAAGCCTCAGATCATCCTCATCGGCACCGGCTCCGAGCTTCCGCTCGTTCTGGGCGTCCAGGACAAGCTCCTGGAGCGGGGCGTTCGGGCCCGGGTGGTCTCCATGCCGAGCTGGGAGCTTTTCGAGAAGCAGCCGCCGGAGTACCGGCGCGGCGTACTCCCCCCCGAGATAACGGCGCGCCTCGCGGTGGAGGCGGGGAGTCCGATGGGGTGGCAGCGCTACGTCGGCGACCATGGCGACGTCCTTGGAGTGTTAGATTTCGGCACTTCCGCCCCCGGCACCGCAGCTCTGGAGGCGTACGGCTTCACGGTGGAGAACGTGTGCAAGAGGGCTTTCGCCCTTATCGGGATGGCGGGGGAGGGTGCCTGA
- a CDS encoding RpiB/LacA/LacB family sugar-phosphate isomerase — translation MRVGVAADHGGYALKSRVAEALASEGHEVVDFGAFQLEPSDDYPDFVLPLAKALSEGSIERGIAICTSGVGASIAANKVAGVRAALICDTYSARQGVEDDDMNVICLGSRLSGCADAVDLIKTFLGARFSGAERHRRRLGKIAKVEEAKCQVE, via the coding sequence ATGCGCGTGGGGGTTGCGGCGGATCACGGCGGGTATGCCCTCAAATCCCGCGTCGCCGAGGCGCTCGCCTCCGAGGGGCACGAGGTGGTTGATTTCGGCGCCTTCCAGCTGGAGCCTTCGGACGACTACCCCGATTTCGTGCTCCCTCTGGCAAAGGCGCTGTCGGAGGGCTCTATCGAGCGGGGGATCGCCATCTGCACCAGCGGGGTGGGGGCTTCCATTGCGGCGAACAAGGTCGCGGGGGTGCGGGCAGCCCTCATCTGCGACACCTATTCGGCACGGCAGGGTGTGGAGGACGACGACATGAACGTCATCTGCCTCGGGAGTCGCCTCTCCGGATGCGCGGACGCCGTAGATCTCATCAAGACCTTCCTGGGGGCGCGGTTCAGCGGCGCGGAGCGCCATCGGCGACGCCTGGGAAAGATAGCGAAAGTGGAAGAGGCGAAATGCCAGGTGGAGTAG
- the gnd gene encoding phosphogluconate dehydrogenase (NAD(+)-dependent, decarboxylating), which yields MQVGMIGLGRMGGDMVRRLIRGGHECVVFGRRDEVVSAFEKEGAVGTRTLQDFVARLVKPRVVWLMVPVAAVDGLLADIVPLLEAGDIVIDGGNSYYHDDVRRARELAPRGLRYLDVGTSGGIWGAERGYCLMIGGDAEVAHYLAPVFATLAPGVAAAPRLPGRETQGSSTAEQGFLHCGPSGAGHFVKMVHNGIEYGLMAAYAEGLNILRHANAGEAERAVDAETTPLRHPEMYRYDFDLAQITELWRRGSVVASWLLDLSAQAFLQSPNLSEFQGRVSDSGEGRWTAIAAIEEGVPAPVLSAALYQRFSSRGEADFADRYLSALRFGFGGHLEKPV from the coding sequence ATGCAAGTAGGAATGATCGGTCTGGGTCGCATGGGTGGCGACATGGTGCGCCGCCTTATCAGGGGGGGGCACGAATGCGTCGTCTTTGGACGGCGGGATGAGGTGGTCTCCGCCTTTGAAAAGGAAGGGGCAGTCGGAACACGCACCCTGCAGGATTTTGTCGCTCGCCTGGTGAAGCCTCGCGTCGTGTGGCTCATGGTCCCCGTTGCTGCGGTGGACGGGCTTCTTGCCGATATCGTGCCGTTACTCGAGGCCGGAGACATCGTCATCGACGGTGGGAATTCATACTACCACGACGACGTCAGGCGCGCCCGCGAGCTAGCCCCGCGGGGGCTCAGGTACCTTGACGTTGGCACGAGCGGGGGGATCTGGGGGGCGGAGCGTGGCTACTGCCTCATGATAGGGGGGGATGCGGAGGTAGCGCATTATCTTGCGCCGGTCTTTGCCACCCTCGCTCCCGGGGTGGCGGCCGCCCCGCGGCTCCCGGGGCGCGAGACACAGGGGAGCAGCACCGCCGAACAGGGGTTCTTGCACTGCGGCCCCAGCGGCGCAGGTCATTTCGTAAAGATGGTGCACAACGGCATCGAGTACGGGCTTATGGCGGCGTATGCGGAGGGGCTGAACATCCTGCGGCATGCAAATGCGGGAGAAGCCGAGCGAGCGGTCGATGCGGAGACGACGCCGCTGCGCCATCCGGAGATGTACCGATACGACTTCGATCTTGCGCAGATCACCGAGCTGTGGAGGCGCGGGAGTGTGGTGGCGTCGTGGCTTCTCGATCTCAGCGCACAGGCTTTCCTGCAGAGCCCGAATCTCTCGGAGTTCCAGGGACGGGTGTCCGATTCGGGTGAAGGGCGCTGGACGGCGATCGCAGCCATTGAGGAGGGTGTGCCGGCCCCGGTGCTGAGCGCCGCACTCTACCAGCGCTTCAGTTCCCGCGGGGAGGCGGATTTTGCCGACAGGTATCTGTCGGCGCTCCGATTCGGCTTTGGCGGACACCTGGAAAAGCCCGTCTGA
- the zwf gene encoding glucose-6-phosphate dehydrogenase — protein sequence MPRNLNLDPVVIVILGARGDLARRKLVPALYNLFLDRYLPDTFSIIGVSRKELSDEAYRQHLREAVDEFSRRGPTKDEQWNRFAANITYLSEDLSVPPTGNTLGEKLAEVDSHWSKRANRVYYLAIAPELFEAAARHLEQLGVCRDCTRDRIVIEKPFGRDLASARSLNRLIDSLFAESQIYRIDHYLGKETVQNILAFRFANSLFEPIWNRRYIDHVQITVAETVGVESRGEYYERAGALRDMVQNHLLQILCLVAMEPPVSFAADEVRNKKVDVLRAIRPIRPEEVHSVAVRGQYRRGEMNGETVPGYREEPGVAPDSLTETFAALKLFVENWRWQGVPFYLRTGKRLHTKASEVTIMFRPAPHQMFPSAAVESWQPNRMVIRIQPEEGIVTRIQVKQPGTRVLLGPAEMQFRYREAFRTEPPEAYETLLLDVIRADATLFMRADQVESAWSVISPILEVWDSVPPTSFPDYPAGSFGPESADLLIAKSGHSWVQPVVMQEEGVMKC from the coding sequence ATGCCCAGAAATCTCAACCTCGACCCTGTGGTGATTGTCATTCTCGGAGCGCGTGGGGATCTCGCCCGGCGCAAGCTCGTGCCTGCGCTCTACAACCTCTTCCTGGACCGCTACCTCCCCGACACCTTCTCGATCATCGGCGTCTCCCGGAAGGAGTTGAGCGACGAGGCGTACCGCCAGCACCTGCGTGAAGCGGTGGACGAATTTTCCCGGCGCGGTCCGACAAAGGACGAGCAGTGGAACAGGTTTGCGGCAAACATTACCTACCTCTCGGAGGACTTGAGCGTTCCCCCCACCGGCAACACCCTCGGCGAGAAGCTTGCCGAGGTGGACAGCCACTGGAGCAAACGCGCGAACCGCGTCTACTACCTCGCCATCGCTCCGGAGCTTTTTGAAGCGGCGGCGCGCCACCTGGAGCAGCTCGGAGTCTGCCGCGACTGCACCCGGGACCGCATCGTCATCGAAAAGCCGTTCGGCCGCGACCTCGCATCCGCCCGCTCGCTGAACCGCCTCATCGATTCCCTCTTCGCCGAGTCGCAGATCTACCGCATCGACCACTACCTCGGGAAGGAGACGGTGCAGAACATCCTGGCCTTTCGCTTCGCCAACTCCCTCTTCGAGCCGATCTGGAACCGCCGCTACATCGACCACGTGCAGATCACGGTGGCGGAGACGGTGGGGGTGGAGTCGCGCGGCGAGTACTACGAGCGGGCAGGCGCCCTGCGCGACATGGTGCAAAACCACCTGCTGCAGATCCTCTGCCTCGTTGCCATGGAGCCTCCTGTCTCCTTTGCCGCCGATGAGGTGCGCAACAAGAAGGTCGACGTGCTGCGCGCGATCCGCCCGATCCGGCCGGAAGAGGTGCACTCGGTGGCGGTGCGGGGACAGTACCGGCGCGGCGAGATGAACGGTGAAACGGTCCCGGGATACCGGGAGGAGCCGGGGGTGGCGCCCGATTCCCTCACCGAGACCTTTGCCGCTTTAAAGCTCTTCGTGGAGAACTGGCGCTGGCAGGGGGTGCCATTTTACCTTCGCACCGGAAAGAGGCTGCACACCAAAGCCTCCGAGGTCACCATCATGTTCCGCCCCGCGCCGCACCAGATGTTTCCGAGCGCCGCCGTGGAGAGCTGGCAGCCGAACCGGATGGTGATCAGGATCCAGCCGGAGGAGGGGATCGTGACCCGGATCCAGGTGAAGCAGCCCGGCACGCGGGTGCTTCTCGGGCCCGCGGAGATGCAGTTTCGCTACCGCGAGGCCTTCAGGACGGAGCCCCCCGAGGCGTACGAGACGCTCCTTCTGGATGTCATACGCGCCGACGCGACGCTTTTCATGCGGGCGGACCAGGTGGAGAGCGCCTGGAGCGTTATCTCCCCCATTCTGGAAGTGTGGGACTCGGTTCCGCCCACTTCCTTCCCCGACTACCCCGCAGGGAGCTTCGGGCCGGAGAGCGCGGATCTTCTCATCGCCAAGAGCGGTCACAGCTGGGTGCAGCCCGTGGTGATGCAGGAGGAAGGGGTGATGAAGTGTTAA
- the pgl gene encoding 6-phosphogluconolactonase, whose translation MLKIYDDHETLSRAAAELFAQEARRVVPAAGSFSVCISGGETPRRAYQLLAEKPLRSHIPWHGVQVFFADERLVPHADERSNVQMARRALLDHVPLAESQIRAIPTEGEPERCASRYEAMLMDHFAGRPPRFDLVLLGLGGDGHTASLFPGTPALDEAERWVAPVYQEGAKMNRVTLTAPILNQAAKVAFIVSGSEKAAVLKEVLEGDAQLPARLIAPVRGELLWLVDREAARLLE comes from the coding sequence GTGTTAAAGATTTATGACGACCACGAAACCCTGAGCCGGGCCGCGGCGGAACTCTTCGCTCAGGAGGCGCGCCGGGTCGTGCCGGCGGCCGGCTCCTTTTCCGTCTGCATCTCCGGCGGGGAGACGCCGCGCCGCGCCTACCAGCTCCTTGCCGAGAAGCCGCTGCGTTCCCACATCCCGTGGCACGGCGTGCAGGTCTTTTTCGCCGACGAGCGGCTCGTCCCTCACGCCGACGAGCGCAGCAACGTGCAGATGGCGCGGCGGGCCCTGCTCGATCACGTCCCGCTCGCCGAGTCCCAGATTCGCGCGATACCCACGGAGGGTGAGCCTGAGCGGTGCGCCTCCCGCTACGAGGCGATGCTCATGGACCACTTCGCCGGGAGACCCCCCCGCTTCGATCTGGTCCTTCTGGGGCTGGGGGGGGACGGGCATACCGCGTCCCTTTTTCCGGGCACTCCGGCGCTGGACGAAGCGGAGCGCTGGGTCGCACCGGTGTACCAGGAGGGGGCGAAGATGAACCGGGTGACCCTCACGGCGCCGATCCTCAACCAGGCGGCGAAGGTCGCTTTCATTGTGTCAGGGAGTGAAAAGGCCGCCGTCCTTAAAGAAGTGCTGGAAGGGGATGCGCAGCTCCCGGCCCGACTCATAGCCCCGGTGCGGGGTGAGCTCCTTTGGCTCGTGGACCGCGAGGCCGCCCGGCTCCTGGAGTGA